The nucleotide sequence TAAATCGATATCATCCATCCTTAAATGATTACGAGCAAGCAATTGCCGAATAGCTGGTACGGGCGCGATGCCAGGATGATGAGGATGAACAGCGGCTACCTCGCTGTCAACAAACCGCAGCACCGGCCGGAATTGCCGGACAAGTGCCTCTTGCTCTTCCATAATGAGCACCACGCTGGCTCCATCGTGGATGCCACAGCTATTTACAGCCGTCACTGTGCCGTCTTCTCTTTGAAAGACTGCCTTTGCTCTTTTGGCAAGCTTCGCAATATCCCGCTTTTTGCAAAATTCCTCATCAGCTTTCAAGGAACTAGCTGGGATCATCTCCTCTGTGTAAATCCCCTGTTCAAAAGCTGTCCAGCTTCGCTCATAGCTAATTTTTGTCCACTCATCTTGTTCTTCTCGAGAAATAACATAATCCTGAGCTACATATTCAGCAGCTACTCCCATGTCAGGATCGCCTATATGGTCAGGTGCAAAACGGGCACGGGATGGAAACGGAGTGGTGCTTGTACTTTCTGTTCCACCGGCTAAATAGATCTTTCCTGCTCCACCTTGGATGAAATAGGCGGCCATCCGGATAGCTTCAAGCCCGGCACTGCATTGACGGTCAATCGTCAGGCCCGGCACAGAAAGCGGCAGACCAGCCTGCAGACCAGCCAAACGGGCAATATTTCCACCCGGCCCCACGATGTTTCCTAAAATCACATCGTTTACCTCAGCTTCTATTCCTCTTCCAAGATATTGAAGCAGAGGTGCGGCCAGTTCATGAGGCTGCCATGATTGAAATATTCCATTCTTTTTTCCAACCGGTGTGCGTTTAGCATTTACGATCACTGCTTTATAAATGGGAAGACACTCCTTTTTCCAATTCTTCCTTTAACTTTGCCCGGGCAATTTTTCCGCCTGCTGTCATTGGTATATCCTCCATAAAAAACCATTTTCGCGGGATCTTATAAGAAGCTAACTGTTCCTTGCAAAGTCTTTTTAATGGCTGCTTAGTCGCACGGCCTTTAATCACGGCAGCAACGACTTCTCCCCAATAAGGATCCTTCAGCCCGACAACAGCTGCCAGTTCAACTTCCGGATGCAAAGATAACACCGCTTCAATCTCCTCGGGAAACACATTAATGCCTCCATAGAGTATCATGTTTTTCTCCCGTCCTTTTATGTAAAGAAACCCTTCCTCATCACAGTAGCCCATATCATCGACGGTGCTCCAGCCTTGTGAGTCCTGCAATCGCTGCACTCCGGTTGTAGTTACATACCCGTCGCA is from Bacillus sp. PK3_68 and encodes:
- a CDS encoding acetyl-CoA C-acyltransferase; translated protein: MIVNAKRTPVGKKNGIFQSWQPHELAAPLLQYLGRGIEAEVNDVILGNIVGPGGNIARLAGLQAGLPLSVPGLTIDRQCSAGLEAIRMAAYFIQGGAGKIYLAGGTESTSTTPFPSRARFAPDHIGDPDMGVAAEYVAQDYVISREEQDEWTKISYERSWTAFEQGIYTEEMIPASSLKADEEFCKKRDIAKLAKRAKAVFQREDGTVTAVNSCGIHDGASVVLIMEEQEALVRQFRPVLRFVDSEVAAVHPHHPGIAPVPAIRQLLARNHLRMDDIDLVEINEAFAVKIAACARELDIPADKLNVRGGALALGHPYAASGAILVTRLFYEMQRRPEARYALAALGSGGGVGTAVLFEKVEC